The window GGGGATCGTCCAGGAGCGCGCGCACCGGGTCGCGCCGGTCAACGTCGGAGCGGACATGCGCGACACGGACTGGGGCTGGAACAGCGACTACTGGCGGAACTTCGGCGCGCCGTGGGGAGGCATGTTCTCGACGGTCGGCGACCTTCAGCGGCTCCTTCAGACCTTCCTGAGCGGCGGCTCGCTCGATGGCGTCAGCGTCTTCAGTCCCGCGACCGTCGCCGCGATGACGACCGATCACAGCTCGCAGTATCCGCTCATCCCGCCGGAGACCCGCGCGGCAAATCGGTGGGGGCTCGGGTGGAACCTCGCCGCGAACGGCTGCCTGTTCGGCGATCTCGTCTCCCGGCGGACGTTCGGACATGCCGGAGCGACGGGAACGCTGGTCTGGGCAGACGCGGAGCGCGAGCTCACCTGCGTGATCTTCACGACGGAGCCGTTCGACCGGAGCCAGCCGTTGTTGACCCGATGTTCCAATCTCGTCGCCGCGAGCGCGCTGTAGGTTCGGTCAAGCGACTGGGAACCACTCGCCCGCCAGCGGCTCGCCGTCGGCGACCTCGATGGTCGGCACGAGGACGTGGTGCGGCGACTGGGCGTTGTGATAGCGCACTCCCTCCGCCATGAAGATCATGACGAACGCTCGGCGCTGACGATCCGTTCGGTTCGCCGGCGTCGCGTGGAAGTTCAGGCAGTGGTGGAACATGCACTCTCCCGCCCTGAGCTCGACCGGTGTGCCGATGGACGCATCGGACGAGGCGATCGTGTCTCTGTCAGTCCGCGCGGGCTGTTCCCCGCGCTCGCTCGCCGCGTTCGCCGCAACCACGTCGGCGGCTCGCGCCTCCGGGCTGAACCTCGGATCGCGGTGGCTGGCGGGAATCACGTGCATGCAGCCGTTCTCGACGGTCGCGTCGTCGAGTGCCAGCCAGCAACTGACGATCCTGGGCGGGCTGAGGGG of the Candidatus Poribacteria bacterium genome contains:
- a CDS encoding phytanoyl-CoA dioxygenase family protein — translated: PLSPPRIVSCWLALDDATVENGCMHVIPASHRDPRFSPEARAADVVAANAASERGEQPARTDRDTIASSDASIGTPVELRAGECMFHHCLNFHATPANRTDRQRRAFVMIFMAEGVRYHNAQSPHHVLVPTIEVADGEPLAGEWFPVA